From a single Brassica rapa cultivar Chiifu-401-42 chromosome A01, CAAS_Brap_v3.01, whole genome shotgun sequence genomic region:
- the LOC103857386 gene encoding uncharacterized protein LOC103857386 gives MATKFIILAQVHRSKISISTRKPRKRNENKPRPSKSISENMFNNAFPGKTRTEIYHNDLKKSDPLPNALLFMEDQTVKEEETSQQEHGELYNLNRKDGKSVITTEYGDLKREVAQISLFWYMKCSISYILRKARAFYNEFSCDACVGSSTMVVVDPYFSVPVLPYNN, from the coding sequence ATGGCTACTAAATTCATCATCCTCGCTCAAGTCCACCGCTCCAAAATCTCAATTTCGACCCGGAAACCTCGTAAACGCAACGAAAACAAGCCCCGGCCATCAAAATCCATAAGCGAAAACATGTTCAACAATGCTTTTCCTGGAAAAACGCGTACGGAAATCTATCATAATGACCTTAAAAAATCAGACCCTCTACCTAATGCACTATTGTttatggaagaccagacagttaAAGAAGAGGAGACGAGCCAACAAGAACACGGGGAGCTGTACAACCTCAACCGCAAAGACGGTAAGTCGGTAATCACAACAGAATACGGAGATTTGAAACGTGAAGTTGCTCAAATAAGCTTGTTTTGGTACATGAAATGTTCCATAAGCTATATATTAAGGAAGGCAAGAGCGTTTTACAATGAGTTTTCTTGTGATGCTTGTGTTGGGAGTAGCACTATGGTTGTGGTCGATCCATATTTTTCTGTGCCGGTTTTACCTtacaataattaa
- the LOC103864169 gene encoding pentatricopeptide repeat-containing protein At4g19440, chloroplastic has product MSSSPWNHTYYTNTTTTPTVSPSPWNQNYSPYYKSPWIYQTRTIEDDLDNSLIRSFGSVAKCCEVFEVVCKGVSPYVYLFTKVINAFCKRGRVEEGIKLLVKMEEAGVVPNVVTYNTVIDGLGVIGRYDEAFMFKEKMVENGVEPTLVTYSVLVKGLIKAKRIW; this is encoded by the exons ATGTCTTCCTCTCCATGGAACCATACTTACTACACCAACACAACAACAACGCCCACGGTGTCTCCCTCGCCGTGGAACCAGAATTACTCTCCTTACTACAAGTCTCCGTGGATCTATCAGACCCGAACCATCGAGGATGATTTGGACAACAGTTTGATCCG GAGTTTCGGAAGTGTTGCGAAGTGTTGCGAAGTGTTTGAAGTTGTTTGCAAAGGAGTTTCTCCTTATGTTTACTTGTTCACTAAAGTGATCAACGCGTTTTGCAAGAGAGGGAGAGTGGAGGAGGGTATTAAGTTGTTGGTGAAGATGGAGGAAGCTGGTGTTGTGCCGAACGTTGTGACGTACAACACTGTTATTGATGGTCTTGGAGTGATTGGGAGGTACGATGAGGCGTTTATGTTTAAAGAAAAGATGGTGGAGAATGGTGTGGAACCTACTCTGGTTACTTATAGTGTTCTTGTTAAGGGCTTGATCAAGGCTAAGAGGATTTGGTGA
- the LOC103857412 gene encoding uncharacterized protein LOC103857412, whose protein sequence is MDHLHFIIYLYCKFIINFSEMRNHNFPFIYHLVEQADTTSDCPDQTMASQTKLKKPNSHFSLCTFLFFTVLFTIPALFLLRTSSSCSSSTTAAVSPSSDTNQPPWSGDLQTAQFAWNRLSFSLTNPPPKTLRLAVFSRKWPTGPNPGGMERHAFTLYTALARRGHHVHVFTSPLDPSPQTNKITSASDKTINPTIHSHGDAEPGKWRYNKAWELYQEENKKEPFDVVHTESVALPHWIAREVPNLAVSWHGIALESLQSSIYQDLIRKPGEPRSQGFNASLYGAVLPKILDEIRFFHNYAHHIAISDSCGEMLRDVYQIPEKRVHVILNGVDENGFKSDKKLRSLFRSKLGLQENSSAIVLGAAGRLVKDKGHPILYEAFAKLIETHSNVHLVVAGSGPWENRYKELGEKVTILGSLNPNELKGFYNGIDLFVNPTLRPQGLDLTLMEAMLSGKPVMASRYASIKRSIVVNDEFGFMFAPNVEALTAVMEVAVAEGAERLAERGRKCKEYAAEMFTASKMALAYERLFLCIKDQRFCIYP, encoded by the coding sequence ATGGACCATCTCCACTTTATCATTTACTTATATTGTAAGTTTATCATTAATTTCTCAGAGATGAGAAATCACAATTTTCCTTTTATCTATCATCTAGTTGAACAAGCAGACACAACATCAGATTGTCCAGATCAAACAATGGCTTCACAAACCAAACTCAAGAAACCTAACTCTCATTTCAGCCTTTGCACTTTCCTTTTCTTCACCGTCCTCTTCACCATCCCGGCTCTCTTTCTCCTCCGCACCTCCTCTTCTTGCTCCTCCTCCACAACCGCCGCAGTCTCCCCCTCTTCTGACACAAACCAGCCACCGTGGTCTGGCGATCTCCAAACAGCCCAATTTGCATGGAACCGCCTTTCTTTCTCCTTAACCAACCCTCctcctaaaaccctaagactCGCAGTTTTCTCCAGAAAATGGCCCACCGGGCCCAACCCCGGTGGCATGGAACGCCATGCCTTCACTCTCTACACTGCTTTAGCCCGCCGTGGACACCACGTCCACGTTTTCACCTCTCCCTTAGACCCTTCCCCTCAAACCAACAAAATCACTTCCGCTTCAGACAAAACCATAAACCCTACAATCCATTCCCACGGCGATGCTGAGCCCGGAAAATGGCGGTACAACAAAGCATGGGAGCTTTaccaagaagaaaacaaaaaagaaccGTTTGACGTGGTTCACACGGAAAGCGTGGCTTTACCGCACTGGATCGCCAGAGAGGTTCCAAACCTAGCTGTCTCGTGGCACGGCATTGCACTAGAGAGCTTACAATCAAGCATTTACCAAGACCTGATCCGTAAACCAGGCGAACCAAGATCACAAGGCTTCAACGCAAGCCTATACGGTGCCGTGCTTCCCAAGATACTAGATGAAATCAGATTCTTCCACAACTACGCTCATCACATCGCAATCAGCGATAGCTGCGGGGAAATGCTGAGAGACGTTTACCAAATCCCGGAGAAAAGGGTTCATGTGATCCTCAACGGAGTCGACGAAAATGGGTTCAAATCAGACAAGAAGCTACGTTCTCTGTTTAGGTCAAAACTAGGGTTACAAGAAAACTCATCGGCTATTGTCTTAGGAGCCGCAGGGAGATTGGTGAAAGACAAGGGACATCCGATTCTCTACGAAGCCTTCGCAAAACTAATCGAAACACATTCAAATGTTCACCTTGTGGTAGCTGGGTCAGGACCATGGGAGAACCGTTACAAGGAACTTGGCGAGAAAGTTACTATTTTGGGATCTCTGAACCCAAATGAGCTCAAGGGTTTCTACAACGGGATCGATTTGTTTGTGAATCCAACGCTTAGACCACAAGGTCTTGATTTGACGTTGATGGAAGCGATGTTGAGTGGTAAACCGGTGATGGCGTCGAGGTATGCGAGCATAAAGAGGAGTATTGTGGTGAATGATGAGTTTGGGTTTATGTTTGCGCCGAATGTGGAGGCTTTGACGGCGGTTATGGAGGTTGCGGTGGCGGAAGGAGCGGAGAGATTGGCGGAGAGAGGGAGGAAGTGTAAAGAGTATGCGGCGGAGATGTTTACGGCGAGTAAGATGGCTTTAGCTTACGAGAGGCTTTTTCTTTGTATTAAGGATCAGAGGTTTTGTATCTACCCCTAA
- the LOC103857403 gene encoding protein NUCLEAR FUSION DEFECTIVE 4 — protein sequence MAGQSRKWMILVATIWIQAFTGTNFDFSAYSSDLKSVLKISQVQLNYLAVASDLGKVFGWSSGLALMYFPLWTVLFAAASMGFVGYGVQWLVITNFISLPYIMVFLCCLLAGLSICWFNTVCFVLCISNFPANRALALSLTVSFNGVSAALYTLAYNAINPTSPELYLLLNALIPLVVSFTAIIPILRQPPFEPLPPDGVRRDSLMFLLLNILAALNGVYLLLFESNSSDITSARLLFGGAIILLVLPLCIPGLVIARNWYHRTIHTSFRLEGSGFILVHPDELELHKGMVAHEANREGYQLLNDDIVQNLVIKTTAPEEGDTDESCCKKLITRGQLEILGTEHSLSQLLHRADFWFYYIAYFCGGTIGLVYSNNLGQIAQSLGQSSKTTTLVTLYSSFSFFGRLLSATPDYIRAKVYFARTGWLAIALLPTPIALFLLASSGTASALQAGTALIGLSSGFIFAAAVSITSELFGPNSVGVNHNILITNIPIGSLIYGFLAALVYDSHGSTVIKSMKDSVVCMGRGCYYLTFVWWGCLSVLGLASSLVLFIRTRRAYQRFEQARINSNIDS from the exons ATGGCGGGACAGTCGCGAAAATGGATGATTCTGGTGGCAACGATTTGGATTCAGGCTTTTACCGGGACCAACTTCGATTTCTCGGCTTACTCTTCAGATTTGAAGTCGGTTTTGAAGATTTCGCAGGTGCAGCTTAACTACCTCGCCGTGGCTTCTGATCTCGGGAAGGTGTTCGGGTGGTCGTCGGGGCTTGCGCTGATGTACTTCCCGCTTTGGACGGTGCTTTTCGCTGCGGCGTCTATGGGATTCGTCGGTTACGGAGTACAGTGGCTTGTCATCACTAACTTCATTTCTCTGCCTTATATTATG GTGTTTCTCTGTTGCTTACTTGCTGGTCTAAGTATCTGTTGGTTCAACACAGTCTGCTTTGTGCTCTGCATCAGCAACTTCCCTGCAAACAGAGCGCTTGCCCTTTCCCTCACAGTAAGCTTCAACGGTGTAAGCGCTGCCTTATACACACTTGCTTACAACGCAATCAACCCAACCTCTCCAGAGCTCTACCTCCTCTTAAACGCTCTCATACCACTCGTTGTCTCCTTCACTGCAATCATCCCGATCCTTCGCCAACCACCTTTCGAGCCTCTTCCACCAGATGGAGTTCGCCGTGACTCTCTCATGTTTCTACTGCTCAACATTCTCGCCGCTCTAAACGGTGTTTATCTCCTCCTCTTTGAGTCAAACTCCTCTGATATAACCTCTGCTCGTCTCCTCTTTGGTGGTGCAATCATCCTCTTGGTCCTCCCTTTATGTATCCCCGGTTTAGTCATCGCCCGTAACTGGTATCATCGCACGATCCACACAAGCTTCCGCCTCGAAGGTTCCGGTTTCATTCTCGTTCATCCTGATGAGCTTGAGTTGCATAAAGGGATGGTTGCACATGAAGCCAATAGAGAAGGCTACCAATTGCTAAACGACGACATTGTGCAAAACCTTGTTATTAAGACTACAGCTCCAGAGGAAGGTGACACTGATGAGTCCTGTTGCAAGAAGCTTATTACAAGAGGCCAGCTTGAGATATTGGGAACTGAACATTCTTTGTCGCAGCTCTTACATAGAGCTGACTTCTGGTTCTACTATATTGCGTACTTCTGCGGTGGAACCATCGGACTTGTGTACAGCAACAACCTCGGACAGATTGCTCAGTCTTTAGGACAAAGCTCAAAGACTACAACTCTTGTCACACTTTATTCTTCCTTCTCATTCTTTGGAAGATTACTCTCGGCAACACCGGACTATATCCGAGC GAAGGTTTATTTTGCAAGAACCGGATGGTTAGCAATCGCGCTTTTGCCAACACCAATCGCGCTTTTCTTGCTCGCATCATCAGGAACCGCGTCAGCGTTACAAGCGGGAACAGCTCTGATTGGTCTAAGCTCAGGATTCATATTCGCAGCAGCTGTTTCGATCACATCAGAGCTCTTTGGACCAAACAGTGTTGGAGTTAACCACAACATCTTGATCACAAACATACCGATAGGATCGTTGATCTATGGATTCTTGGCTGCATTGGTCTATGACTCACATGGTTCGACTGTGATCAAATCAATGAAAGACTCCGTCGTGTGTATGGGACGGGGTTGCTATTACTTGACCTTTGTGTGGTGGGGATGCTTGTCGGTTCTTGGACTCGCTTCTAGTCTTGTGTTGTTTATTAGGACTAGAAGAGCTTATCAACGGTTTGAACAAGCTCGGATAAATTCAAATATTGATTCATAG